A stretch of the Sulfurimonas sp. HSL-1656 genome encodes the following:
- a CDS encoding M23 family metallopeptidase → MRRRKKGYGGIMFLSILLAIIGGAVYLYTSDAFERDVPDIRIENSGYWNGEAPLKVSIDDQSGILEYKITLTSGSSQTVLTEAKTPAPEMSKQFELQVPARTIGKQTDVVTLEVEARDASRWNFFAGNRAVQRVTLKIDAHRPKVGIIANSYKITQGGSALVVFEAEDENLEELYVETSFGRRFKAEPFYATNYYVALIAWPVTAERFRAYVIATDVAGNRAKAYIPLHLQEKQYRVSKIKLSDHFLNGKVSDLAQMYGAPANADMIERFRYVNETMRAQNEELIHNITSKVGETQVDGFAQQPFYPLRNGQVVASFGDHRLYYYNGEKVSESWHLGLDLASVKMGKIKIQNPSEIVFADENGIYGNMPILAHGLGLYTLYGHCSNVNVTQGEHVDAGTHIANTGMTGYAMGDHLHFGVLVQGVEVRPEEWMDKQWIRLNVTDVIKEAKKVIDRRR, encoded by the coding sequence ATGAGACGAAGAAAAAAAGGGTACGGCGGGATTATGTTTTTGAGCATCCTGCTGGCAATCATCGGGGGCGCTGTCTACCTCTATACGTCCGATGCGTTCGAACGCGACGTCCCGGACATCCGCATCGAGAACAGCGGCTACTGGAACGGCGAAGCCCCGCTCAAGGTCTCCATTGACGACCAGAGCGGCATACTCGAATACAAGATCACCCTTACCAGCGGCAGCAGCCAGACCGTCCTTACCGAGGCGAAGACGCCTGCGCCGGAGATGTCCAAACAGTTTGAGCTGCAGGTCCCGGCCCGCACGATCGGCAAGCAGACCGATGTCGTGACCCTGGAAGTGGAAGCGCGCGACGCCAGCCGCTGGAACTTTTTCGCCGGCAACCGTGCCGTTCAGCGTGTGACCCTGAAGATCGATGCGCACCGCCCGAAAGTCGGCATTATCGCCAACTCCTACAAGATCACGCAGGGCGGGTCGGCCCTTGTTGTCTTTGAAGCCGAGGATGAGAACCTTGAAGAGCTCTATGTCGAGACGAGTTTCGGACGCCGTTTCAAAGCAGAACCCTTCTATGCGACGAATTACTATGTCGCGCTGATCGCGTGGCCGGTGACTGCCGAGCGCTTCCGGGCCTATGTCATCGCTACCGACGTCGCGGGCAACCGTGCCAAGGCGTACATCCCGCTGCACCTCCAGGAGAAGCAGTACCGTGTCTCGAAGATCAAGCTCAGCGACCATTTCCTCAATGGCAAGGTCTCCGATCTCGCGCAGATGTACGGTGCCCCTGCCAATGCCGACATGATCGAACGTTTCCGTTATGTGAACGAGACTATGCGGGCCCAGAATGAGGAACTGATCCACAATATCACCTCGAAAGTCGGCGAGACCCAGGTCGACGGTTTCGCGCAGCAGCCATTCTATCCGCTGCGCAACGGCCAGGTGGTGGCAAGTTTCGGCGACCACCGTCTCTACTACTACAACGGCGAGAAGGTCAGCGAATCCTGGCACCTCGGGCTCGACCTCGCCAGCGTGAAAATGGGCAAGATCAAGATCCAGAACCCCTCCGAGATCGTCTTTGCCGACGAGAACGGTATCTACGGGAATATGCCTATTCTCGCCCACGGATTGGGACTTTACACGCTCTATGGCCACTGTTCGAACGTCAACGTCACCCAGGGGGAACACGTCGATGCGGGAACGCACATCGCCAATACGGGGATGACCGGTTATGCCATGGGAGACCACCTCCACTTCGGCGTCCTGGTACAGGGGGTCGAAGTGCGCCCCGAAGAGTGGATGGATAAGCAGTGGATCCGCCTCAATGTCACCGACGTCATCAAAGAGGCGAAGAAAGTGATCGACCGCCGCCGCTAA
- the thrB gene encoding homoserine kinase, whose amino-acid sequence MIISVPATSANLGPGFDTLGLSVDLRNRVEFKPSRFFSVSIKGEGESNPRLKGNNMFVSIFNEHYQRLTHKKQNFKFQFYNSIPLSRGLGSSSAVIVSAIATAHEAAGVRVSKRRILNHALVYESHPDNITPAVMGGFNVATVEKNKVFSQKKHLPDYLRAVVVIPDKPISTAKSRTTLPKSYSKENAVFNVSHAALTVAAFFNEDWEMLKIATQDRFHQKTRMKMMPELFTIQKAAYEQGALMSTLSGSGSTFFSLCYDEDAAGLAAKLEQRFPQFAVKILNLDNNGLTVER is encoded by the coding sequence TTGATTATCAGCGTTCCGGCGACCAGCGCCAATCTCGGACCGGGCTTTGACACCCTCGGTCTTTCCGTCGACCTGCGCAACCGGGTCGAATTCAAACCGTCGCGTTTTTTCAGCGTTTCCATCAAGGGCGAAGGTGAAAGCAACCCCCGTCTGAAGGGGAACAACATGTTCGTGAGCATCTTCAACGAGCATTATCAGCGCCTGACGCACAAAAAACAGAATTTCAAGTTCCAGTTTTACAACAGCATCCCCCTTTCCCGGGGGCTCGGAAGCTCATCGGCCGTGATCGTCAGTGCTATTGCCACGGCGCACGAGGCGGCAGGCGTCCGCGTTTCCAAGCGCCGGATATTGAACCATGCTCTCGTCTACGAATCGCACCCGGACAATATCACGCCGGCGGTCATGGGCGGTTTCAACGTCGCCACGGTGGAGAAGAACAAGGTCTTCTCGCAGAAAAAACACCTGCCCGATTACCTGCGGGCGGTCGTGGTCATCCCCGACAAGCCGATTTCGACGGCGAAGTCGCGTACGACGCTTCCGAAGTCTTACAGCAAAGAGAACGCCGTCTTCAACGTCTCGCACGCTGCGTTGACGGTGGCCGCGTTCTTCAACGAGGACTGGGAGATGCTTAAGATCGCGACCCAGGACCGTTTTCACCAGAAAACGCGGATGAAAATGATGCCGGAACTGTTTACGATTCAGAAGGCGGCGTACGAACAGGGTGCGTTGATGAGCACGCTTTCCGGAAGCGGTTCAACGTTCTTTTCGCTGTGCTACGACGAGGATGCGGCGGGACTGGCGGCTAAGCTTGAACAGCGTTTTCCCCAGTTTGCGGTTAAAATTCTCAACCTGGACAACAACGGTTTGACGGTCGAACGCTGA
- a CDS encoding DUF448 domain-containing protein — protein MRQNYSGPVRMCVCCRKREAQDQLLRLQCTERSLRPYSGTGRSFYLCPECFTAKQTAKALARQCKSGETERLLNELKEIITDVR, from the coding sequence ATGCGCCAAAATTATTCGGGCCCCGTTCGCATGTGCGTCTGCTGCCGGAAACGGGAAGCACAGGATCAACTGTTGAGATTGCAATGCACCGAGCGTTCCCTGCGCCCCTACAGCGGGACAGGACGGAGTTTTTATCTGTGCCCGGAGTGTTTCACTGCAAAACAGACTGCCAAAGCGCTCGCCCGCCAATGTAAAAGCGGGGAGACAGAGCGCCTGCTGAACGAGTTAAAGGAGATCATCACGGATGTCAGATAA
- a CDS encoding DHH family phosphoesterase, translating to MREAIEAAEHIALIAHVHPDADSLGSACAMYAHLLRLHKRVTLFCASETIDERLFCLPWADKITSRWSDAADLAIAFDCGDSERLGVLPKCTVINVDHHSSSDGFGHLKLIDKEAASTTAVLMAWFRSEGIKINAKMATALYAGIAEDTLGFMSRRTDASVFEMAAELTRAGAEVATVNRALFLRRPLSNLRLKALILSGLSLLGDARIALLQVTREMFAQSGAEETACDDVLQEVLGLPTVSVVLMLCEREDGSLKVALRTDDGIDVGVIAAAFGGGGHHFASGFTATGTTLDALTAKVVDIIEKELE from the coding sequence ATGCGCGAAGCGATCGAAGCGGCGGAGCACATCGCACTCATTGCCCACGTGCACCCGGACGCGGACTCCCTGGGCAGCGCATGCGCCATGTACGCCCACCTGCTTCGGCTGCACAAACGCGTGACGCTCTTTTGCGCCAGCGAAACAATTGATGAACGATTGTTCTGTTTACCGTGGGCGGATAAGATCACGTCGCGCTGGAGTGATGCGGCCGACCTGGCCATTGCGTTCGACTGCGGCGATTCCGAGCGCCTGGGCGTCCTGCCGAAGTGTACGGTGATCAATGTCGATCACCACAGCAGCAGCGACGGGTTCGGCCACCTCAAGCTCATTGACAAGGAAGCGGCCAGTACCACGGCCGTTCTGATGGCATGGTTCAGGTCCGAAGGGATCAAAATCAATGCCAAGATGGCGACGGCCCTCTATGCCGGGATCGCCGAAGATACCCTGGGGTTCATGAGCCGCCGGACGGATGCGTCGGTCTTTGAGATGGCTGCAGAACTTACCCGGGCCGGTGCCGAGGTTGCCACGGTCAACCGGGCACTTTTTCTGCGCCGGCCTCTTTCGAACCTGCGCCTGAAGGCGCTGATACTCTCCGGGCTCTCCCTTCTGGGCGATGCGCGTATTGCGCTGCTGCAGGTGACCCGGGAGATGTTCGCACAGAGCGGCGCGGAGGAGACGGCCTGCGACGACGTGCTGCAGGAGGTCCTCGGACTGCCGACGGTCAGCGTCGTTTTGATGCTTTGCGAGCGCGAAGACGGTTCGCTCAAAGTAGCGCTCCGTACGGATGACGGCATCGATGTCGGTGTGATCGCGGCGGCTTTCGGCGGGGGCGGCCACCATTTTGCGTCGGGCTTTACGGCGACGGGAACGACCCTGGATGCCTTGACGGCCAAAGTTGTTGACATAATTGAAAAGGAGTTGGAATGA
- a CDS encoding ribosome maturation factor RimP, whose product MSLESDIKNLVESIGLHLYDTSIVTENSETIYRVNVIGEGGTTMDQCVEATKLISPMLDVTPPVQGEYRLEVSSPGVERKLKTLEHFSYSVGEKVKLTLQDKTKLRGELKSVGEDGTLTIETEAGTETVPFDSVVKAATYFEW is encoded by the coding sequence ATGAGTCTTGAGAGCGATATCAAGAACCTGGTCGAATCGATCGGCCTGCACCTGTACGATACCTCTATTGTCACCGAAAACAGCGAGACGATCTACCGTGTCAACGTTATCGGCGAGGGCGGTACCACCATGGACCAGTGCGTCGAAGCGACGAAGCTGATCTCCCCGATGCTGGACGTGACCCCGCCGGTACAGGGCGAATACCGTCTTGAAGTGAGTTCCCCCGGGGTCGAACGCAAACTCAAGACCCTGGAGCATTTCAGTTACTCTGTCGGCGAGAAGGTCAAACTGACACTGCAGGACAAGACGAAACTTCGCGGTGAGCTGAAAAGTGTCGGCGAGGACGGCACTCTGACTATCGAAACCGAGGCGGGAACCGAAACAGTCCCTTTTGACAGCGTCGTCAAGGCTGCAACCTACTTCGAGTGGTAA
- the infB gene encoding translation initiation factor IF-2 has protein sequence MSDKVRVSEIAKELGIASKEVVEKAQAMGLDSVKTASNSVSMEEAEKIANFIMSGTTPAAPEPKVRVVKKAAKAQEEAATPAETEKEAAAVPSEAAVTPAAAEKEEAEVPKEAETKPKPVSGAVVQKTEPALKEVTPIKRSGLRIKKKNRPSAEETAQVSKETTKLSSYGKLGADVLEELAQKKRAKKAAKGTPTQRKTSGTSLDIFGGGMSDVSMDYDDDEVVLLDLSEATQDKPKLPEEPQRPREKKPVGRGGGQKKPGGNRPRQVARKKRRKYTKEKGAEEVVTHVEIPEDIRVYEFAEKINHPISDVIKVLFNLGMMVTKNDFLGKDEIEILAEEFEVEVTTIDPTNAFNYEEEYVEAESEEHLEERPPVITIMGHVDHGKTSLLDAIRNARVAHGEAGGITQHIGAYTVEQKNKKITFIDTPGHAAFSAMRERGAQATDIVIIVVAADDGVKPQTIEAIKHAKASEAPIIVAVNKMDKEGANPDMVKAQMAEQDVSPIDWGGDVEFVPVSAKSGMGIDDLLDNILLTAEVMELTANPDAAAKAVVVESSVEKGRGPVGTVIVQNGTLRVGDNVVCGKAFGRVRSLINDQGQQIKVLGPSETAVVVGLNEVPAAGDVMIAMASDKEAREYAQKRAEYERQKELSASTKTSLDELTALIAEGKLKSLKVILKTDVHGSLEAIRTSLLALRNEEVKVDIISSGVGGITENDVELANSSENSVLLGFNVRPTGAVKALAKQRGVDIRTYTIIYQLLDDITGMLTGMMAPKFSEEHSGQADVREVFKIPKGMVAGCVVVDGKLVRGGLVRVIRDGVVIHEGDLTSLKRFKDDVKEVGNGYECGVVLNGYDDVQVGDVIETFTRVEQKVEL, from the coding sequence ATGTCAGATAAAGTTAGAGTAAGCGAGATTGCCAAAGAATTGGGCATCGCATCAAAAGAGGTCGTTGAAAAAGCTCAGGCGATGGGGCTCGACAGTGTCAAAACGGCTTCAAACTCCGTATCCATGGAAGAGGCGGAAAAGATCGCTAACTTTATCATGAGCGGTACGACGCCAGCTGCGCCGGAACCGAAAGTCCGCGTTGTGAAGAAAGCGGCCAAAGCGCAGGAAGAGGCGGCGACACCTGCCGAAACCGAAAAAGAAGCGGCGGCAGTGCCGTCCGAAGCTGCAGTAACACCGGCGGCTGCCGAAAAAGAGGAAGCCGAAGTACCGAAAGAAGCGGAAACGAAACCGAAGCCCGTTTCAGGCGCCGTCGTTCAGAAGACGGAACCGGCCCTCAAAGAGGTGACGCCGATCAAGCGCAGCGGTCTGCGGATCAAAAAGAAAAACCGTCCGTCCGCCGAGGAGACGGCACAGGTCTCCAAAGAGACGACGAAACTTTCCAGCTACGGCAAACTCGGTGCAGACGTACTCGAAGAGCTGGCACAGAAGAAGAGAGCCAAAAAAGCTGCGAAGGGAACGCCGACGCAGCGCAAAACCAGCGGCACGTCACTCGATATCTTCGGCGGCGGCATGTCGGATGTCTCCATGGATTACGATGACGACGAAGTCGTACTGCTTGACCTGAGCGAAGCGACGCAGGACAAACCGAAACTGCCGGAAGAACCGCAGCGCCCGCGTGAGAAGAAACCGGTCGGCCGCGGCGGCGGTCAGAAGAAGCCGGGCGGCAACCGTCCGCGCCAGGTTGCCCGTAAAAAACGCAGAAAGTATACGAAAGAGAAGGGTGCGGAGGAAGTCGTCACGCACGTCGAAATCCCCGAAGATATCCGCGTATACGAGTTCGCGGAAAAGATCAACCATCCTATTTCCGATGTCATCAAGGTCCTTTTCAACCTTGGTATGATGGTGACGAAGAACGACTTCCTCGGCAAAGACGAGATCGAGATCCTCGCCGAAGAGTTCGAGGTCGAAGTCACGACGATCGATCCGACCAACGCCTTCAACTATGAAGAGGAGTACGTCGAAGCGGAATCCGAAGAGCACCTCGAAGAGCGTCCGCCGGTTATCACGATCATGGGACACGTCGACCACGGTAAGACCTCACTGCTCGACGCGATCCGCAACGCCCGTGTTGCCCACGGCGAGGCTGGCGGCATCACCCAGCACATCGGTGCCTATACGGTCGAGCAGAAAAACAAGAAGATCACCTTCATCGACACCCCGGGCCACGCCGCCTTCAGCGCGATGCGTGAACGCGGTGCCCAGGCGACCGACATCGTTATTATCGTCGTTGCGGCGGACGACGGTGTCAAACCGCAGACCATCGAGGCGATCAAGCACGCCAAAGCGTCCGAAGCACCGATTATCGTTGCGGTCAACAAAATGGACAAAGAGGGTGCGAACCCGGATATGGTCAAAGCCCAGATGGCAGAGCAGGACGTCTCCCCGATCGACTGGGGCGGAGACGTTGAGTTTGTCCCGGTTTCCGCCAAATCAGGTATGGGGATCGATGACCTGCTCGATAACATCCTTCTGACGGCGGAAGTGATGGAGCTGACAGCCAACCCGGATGCGGCGGCCAAAGCGGTCGTCGTCGAAAGTTCCGTTGAAAAAGGACGCGGTCCTGTCGGAACGGTGATCGTCCAGAACGGTACGCTCCGTGTCGGGGACAACGTTGTCTGCGGCAAGGCATTCGGTCGTGTCCGTTCCCTTATCAATGATCAGGGTCAGCAGATCAAAGTCCTGGGCCCAAGTGAAACGGCCGTTGTTGTCGGTCTGAATGAAGTCCCGGCAGCCGGTGACGTCATGATCGCAATGGCGAGCGACAAAGAGGCACGCGAATATGCCCAGAAACGTGCCGAGTATGAGCGCCAGAAAGAGCTCTCCGCCAGTACGAAGACTTCACTGGACGAACTGACGGCACTGATCGCAGAAGGGAAACTGAAATCCCTGAAGGTTATCCTGAAAACCGATGTCCACGGTTCGCTCGAGGCGATCCGCACCTCACTGCTTGCCCTGCGTAATGAAGAGGTCAAGGTCGATATCATCTCCTCCGGCGTCGGCGGGATCACCGAAAACGACGTCGAGCTGGCGAACAGCTCGGAAAACAGCGTCCTGCTCGGATTCAACGTCCGCCCGACGGGTGCGGTCAAAGCCCTGGCGAAACAACGCGGTGTCGATATCCGCACCTATACCATCATCTACCAGCTGCTCGATGATATTACGGGTATGCTGACAGGTATGATGGCACCGAAGTTCAGCGAAGAGCACAGCGGCCAGGCCGATGTCCGCGAAGTCTTCAAAATTCCGAAGGGTATGGTTGCGGGCTGTGTGGTCGTCGACGGCAAACTGGTCCGCGGCGGCCTGGTCCGCGTCATCCGCGACGGTGTCGTTATCCACGAAGGCGATCTGACATCGCTCAAGCGCTTCAAAGATGACGTCAAAGAGGTCGGAAACGGCTACGAGTGTGGGGTTGTCCTCAACGGCTATGACGATGTGCAGGTCGGTGACGTCATCGAAACCTTCACCCGTGTGGAGCAGAAAGTAGAGCTGTGA
- the lpxC gene encoding UDP-3-O-acyl-N-acetylglucosamine deacetylase, translating to MKQTTIAKPVELVGIGLHKGSPVRLRLEPLEADSGIVFVRKDVGVSIPLKPENVVDTQMATVIGKDGYVISTIEHLLSAVYAYGIDNLRIIVDADEVPVMDGSSASFCLLLDEAETVEQDAPKRIMRIKKEVTIKDGDKYVKLMPSNDLRYHFTIRFKHPVISEQHFDLDFSRETYKAEIARARTFGFLHEVQYLRSKGLALGGSLENAVVLDEKKVLNPEGLRYSNEFVRHKILDAIGDMSLIGINFIGEYEAFAGSHDLNHKLTLELLKDPANYEVVEIATAEAKAMAKAYA from the coding sequence ATGAAACAGACGACGATCGCAAAACCGGTTGAACTGGTGGGAATCGGTTTGCACAAAGGCTCTCCGGTCCGCCTCCGCCTCGAGCCTCTCGAAGCGGACAGCGGGATCGTCTTCGTCCGCAAGGATGTCGGCGTTTCCATCCCCCTCAAACCCGAGAACGTGGTCGATACGCAGATGGCGACGGTCATCGGCAAAGACGGCTACGTCATCTCCACGATCGAGCATCTTCTCTCCGCCGTCTACGCCTACGGCATCGACAACCTCCGCATTATCGTCGACGCGGACGAGGTTCCCGTCATGGACGGCTCCAGTGCGAGCTTCTGCCTCCTGCTGGATGAAGCGGAAACGGTCGAACAGGATGCGCCTAAGCGCATTATGCGGATCAAGAAAGAAGTGACGATCAAGGACGGCGACAAGTACGTCAAGCTGATGCCTTCGAATGACCTGCGCTACCACTTCACCATCCGGTTCAAGCACCCCGTCATTTCCGAGCAGCACTTCGACCTCGATTTCAGCCGTGAAACCTACAAGGCGGAGATCGCCCGCGCCCGTACCTTCGGTTTCCTGCACGAGGTACAGTACCTCCGTTCCAAGGGGCTGGCCCTCGGCGGCAGCCTGGAAAACGCCGTCGTGCTTGATGAAAAAAAGGTGCTCAACCCTGAGGGACTGCGCTACAGCAACGAGTTTGTCCGCCACAAGATCCTTGACGCCATCGGCGACATGTCGCTGATCGGCATCAATTTTATCGGGGAGTACGAGGCGTTTGCCGGCAGTCACGACCTCAACCACAAGCTGACCCTTGAGCTGCTCAAAGACCCCGCGAATTACGAAGTCGTCGAGATCGCGACGGCGGAAGCGAAGGCGATGGCCAAAGCATATGCATGA
- the rbfA gene encoding 30S ribosome-binding factor RbfA, translating into MTPAEIKLKRTDAILQELIPEAISQLGDARLHELDVIEVRCAKGRSDAKVYLDPHDYSEAERNAFLKQLRKARPVIEDYCMKDQGWYRCPKLAFVFDDQLQKTQQIEALFKQIEGEKHDES; encoded by the coding sequence GTGACGCCCGCCGAGATCAAGCTTAAACGCACCGATGCGATCCTCCAGGAGCTGATTCCGGAGGCGATCTCGCAACTGGGGGATGCCCGCCTGCATGAACTCGATGTCATCGAGGTCCGCTGTGCGAAGGGGCGCAGTGATGCCAAAGTCTACCTCGATCCCCATGACTACAGCGAAGCGGAGCGCAATGCTTTTTTGAAGCAGCTGCGCAAAGCGCGCCCGGTGATCGAAGATTACTGTATGAAAGACCAGGGGTGGTACCGCTGCCCGAAACTGGCATTCGTTTTTGACGATCAGCTCCAGAAGACGCAGCAGATCGAAGCACTTTTCAAACAGATCGAAGGGGAAAAGCACGATGAGTCTTGA
- the ribD gene encoding bifunctional diaminohydroxyphosphoribosylaminopyrimidine deaminase/5-amino-6-(5-phosphoribosylamino)uracil reductase RibD gives MARPDPMALAVDAAWAYQGCTFPNPAVGAAVTDASGKILAVAAHEKAGGPHAEVLALQQAFALLTSDTAILELKDSGAIHDYLLSNHNSCFTTCTIHVTLEPCAHHGKTPSCARLLAGVRIGRVIYTAADPNGEAAGGASILNDAGITVEHTPSKAADDLLFPFVQWQTKPFVTFKWAQRLDGTIDGGIISGSESRRFVHTMRDAADLLVIGGNTVRTDRPTLDARMVAGKAPDILILSKRDDFDRTIPLFSVPGRKVMIAADLTVIDRYRNVLVEGGPGMFEAVQSRCDMYLCFVAPSSGGTIRFLQQPQQFEIRHLSRSGEDVKQWMVNG, from the coding sequence ATGGCCCGGCCTGATCCGATGGCGTTGGCCGTCGATGCGGCATGGGCTTACCAGGGGTGCACCTTCCCCAATCCAGCCGTCGGCGCCGCCGTCACCGATGCTTCGGGGAAAATCCTTGCCGTAGCCGCTCACGAAAAAGCGGGAGGCCCCCATGCGGAAGTCCTGGCACTTCAGCAGGCCTTTGCGCTGCTCACTTCCGATACCGCTATCCTGGAATTGAAAGATTCCGGCGCGATCCACGACTATCTCCTCTCTAATCACAACAGCTGTTTCACTACCTGTACGATCCATGTGACCCTCGAACCCTGTGCCCATCACGGCAAAACCCCCTCCTGTGCGCGCCTGCTGGCCGGCGTGCGGATAGGGCGGGTCATCTATACCGCAGCGGATCCGAACGGCGAGGCGGCCGGCGGGGCGTCCATTCTGAATGATGCTGGCATTACGGTTGAACACACTCCTTCCAAAGCGGCGGATGATCTGCTGTTTCCCTTCGTACAGTGGCAGACGAAACCCTTTGTGACCTTCAAGTGGGCCCAGCGGCTCGACGGAACGATAGACGGCGGGATTATCAGCGGGAGCGAATCGCGGCGTTTCGTGCATACGATGCGCGACGCGGCGGACTTGCTGGTCATCGGCGGTAACACCGTACGCACCGACCGGCCGACACTGGATGCAAGGATGGTGGCGGGCAAGGCACCGGATATCCTTATTCTCTCCAAGCGTGACGACTTCGACCGGACGATCCCGCTCTTCAGCGTCCCCGGCCGGAAGGTGATGATCGCGGCGGATCTCACTGTAATTGACCGGTACCGGAATGTTCTTGTCGAGGGCGGTCCGGGGATGTTTGAAGCGGTACAGTCGCGCTGTGACATGTACCTCTGTTTTGTTGCGCCGTCGAGCGGTGGTACAATACGCTTTCTGCAACAACCGCAACAATTTGAAATCAGGCATCTCTCCCGCTCGGGAGAGGATGTCAAGCAATGGATGGTGAATGGATAG
- the ubiE gene encoding bifunctional demethylmenaquinone methyltransferase/2-methoxy-6-polyprenyl-1,4-benzoquinol methylase UbiE translates to MDRQEKIVSMFDEIAPTYDKANRVMSMGVDRSWRRKGCDKAFAFYDRSELDLIVDVACGTGDMMDYWRQRAGVKSISVKQILGVDPSEGMVGVGRQKFPDFDFAISKATELPVEDNTADMLSISYGIRNVVEREAALREFNRVLKPGGMVVILEFMKNEHPSILGKIRDFYMTKVLPKIGGFISKNKEAYEYLPNSIEGFLTVEGMRGELEAAGFEPLFIQSFSMDISTLIIAKKV, encoded by the coding sequence ATGGATAGACAGGAAAAAATCGTATCGATGTTCGACGAGATCGCGCCGACCTATGACAAGGCGAACCGCGTTATGAGTATGGGTGTCGACCGCAGCTGGCGCCGCAAAGGGTGCGACAAAGCATTCGCATTCTACGACCGGTCGGAACTCGACCTGATCGTCGATGTCGCCTGCGGCACGGGGGACATGATGGATTACTGGCGCCAACGCGCCGGGGTGAAGTCGATCAGCGTGAAGCAAATCCTCGGCGTTGACCCATCAGAAGGGATGGTCGGTGTCGGACGGCAGAAGTTCCCCGATTTTGATTTCGCTATTTCCAAGGCGACGGAACTTCCCGTTGAGGATAATACGGCGGATATGCTCAGCATCTCCTACGGTATCCGTAATGTTGTCGAACGCGAAGCGGCGCTGCGTGAGTTCAACCGGGTCCTTAAACCCGGCGGGATGGTGGTCATCCTGGAGTTCATGAAAAACGAGCACCCGTCGATCCTGGGAAAAATCCGCGACTTCTACATGACGAAGGTTCTGCCGAAGATCGGCGGGTTTATCTCCAAGAACAAAGAAGCCTACGAATACCTGCCCAACTCTATCGAGGGCTTCCTGACGGTGGAGGGGATGCGCGGCGAACTGGAAGCTGCCGGTTTCGAGCCGCTCTTTATCCAGAGTTTTTCCATGGATATCTCCACGCTGATCATCGCCAAGAAGGTGTAA